The following coding sequences lie in one Corallococcus macrosporus genomic window:
- a CDS encoding DNA gyrase inhibitor YacG translates to MPLAPCPICQKPVPPRPENTSQPFCSRRCRAVDLGRWLGEEYRVPDRQAEQQEDELPSDGETRRHDA, encoded by the coding sequence ATGCCACTCGCGCCGTGTCCCATCTGTCAGAAGCCCGTGCCTCCGCGCCCGGAGAACACCTCTCAACCGTTCTGCTCCCGCCGCTGCCGCGCCGTGGACCTGGGCCGCTGGCTGGGCGAGGAGTACCGCGTGCCCGACCGTCAGGCCGAACAGCAGGAGGACGAGCTGCCCTCCGATGGTGAGACGCGCCGCCACGACGCCTGA
- a CDS encoding NAD(P)H-quinone oxidoreductase → MKVVRITKPGGPEVLALDERPEPVPGPYDVQVRVRASALNRADLLQVRGAYPPPPDAPQDVPGLEYAGEVVAVGPRARKFQPGDRVMGLVGGGAWSEVLTTHEREVLHMPGGLDFADAAALPEAYLTAYDALVLQADLRPGETVLVHAVASGVGSAAALLCKAMGVRVVGTGRSKDKLARASEWGVGHTVQCESNPPVFADAVLAATGGRGADVCLDLVGGAYLPESVKAMAPLGRLMQVGSVAGVRAELDLGPVMRKRLTIKGTVLRSRPAEEKMLLTQVAERQLLPLFDSGALRAVVDAVLPMTELRSGLERMAGNGTVGKVVVRWD, encoded by the coding sequence ATGAAGGTCGTGCGCATCACGAAGCCGGGCGGTCCGGAGGTCCTCGCGCTCGACGAGCGGCCGGAGCCGGTCCCGGGGCCGTACGACGTGCAGGTGCGGGTGCGGGCCAGCGCGCTCAACCGGGCGGACCTGCTCCAGGTGCGCGGCGCCTATCCGCCGCCCCCGGATGCCCCCCAGGACGTGCCGGGCCTGGAGTACGCGGGCGAGGTGGTGGCGGTGGGCCCGCGTGCGCGGAAGTTCCAGCCCGGCGACCGGGTGATGGGGCTGGTGGGTGGGGGCGCATGGAGCGAGGTGCTCACCACGCACGAGCGCGAGGTGCTGCACATGCCCGGGGGCCTGGACTTCGCGGACGCGGCGGCGCTGCCGGAGGCGTACCTCACGGCGTACGACGCGCTGGTGCTCCAGGCGGACCTGCGGCCCGGGGAGACGGTGCTGGTGCACGCGGTGGCCAGCGGCGTGGGTTCCGCGGCGGCGCTGCTCTGCAAGGCGATGGGCGTGCGGGTGGTGGGCACGGGCCGCAGCAAGGACAAGCTGGCGCGGGCCTCCGAGTGGGGCGTGGGCCACACGGTGCAGTGTGAAAGCAACCCGCCGGTGTTCGCGGACGCGGTGCTCGCGGCGACGGGCGGCCGGGGCGCGGACGTGTGTCTGGACCTGGTGGGCGGCGCCTACCTGCCGGAGTCCGTGAAGGCCATGGCGCCGCTGGGGCGGCTGATGCAGGTCGGCTCGGTGGCGGGCGTGCGCGCGGAGCTGGACCTGGGGCCGGTGATGCGCAAGCGGCTCACGATCAAGGGCACGGTGCTGCGCAGCCGGCCCGCGGAGGAGAAGATGCTGCTCACGCAGGTGGCGGAGCGGCAGCTGTTGCCCCTGTTCGACTCCGGCGCGCTGCGGGCCGTGGTGGATGCCGTGTTGCCCATGACGGAGCTCCGCTCCGGGCTGGAGCGGATGGCGGGCAACGGCACCGTGGGCAAGGTCGTGGTTCGCTGGGACTGA
- a CDS encoding agmatinase family protein — protein sequence MATHFDPAAAAQPGSGIFGLPHSPDEAHVVVIPVPFEATTSYGGGTSNGPAALLEASKQVDLFDVETGRPYERGIAMLEAPAELHAWNERAKERALLVIEAGGIESGDAELLSAAKDVNGFSEKLNDHVYRTAKHWLEQGKLVAAVGGDHAISYGIIQAHAEKYPGMGVLHLDAHADLRVAYEGFTWSHASIFYNVAERIPGMKTLVQVGLRDMSENEHRYIENSGGRIHAFFDAVLQQNRFDGLPWNQQVKQIVDKLPQQVYLSFDIDGLDPVLCPNTGTPVPGGLSFPEATALVAGVVRSGRTIVGFDLTEVAPDPEGSEWDANVGARLLYKMIGWMLKSQKA from the coding sequence ATGGCTACCCACTTCGACCCCGCCGCCGCCGCGCAGCCGGGCTCCGGCATCTTCGGCCTCCCCCACTCTCCTGACGAGGCCCACGTCGTCGTCATCCCCGTGCCCTTCGAGGCCACCACCAGCTACGGCGGCGGCACGTCCAACGGCCCCGCCGCCCTGCTGGAGGCCAGCAAGCAGGTGGACCTGTTCGACGTGGAGACCGGCCGCCCCTACGAGCGCGGCATCGCCATGCTGGAGGCCCCCGCGGAGCTGCACGCGTGGAACGAGCGCGCCAAGGAGCGCGCCCTGCTCGTCATCGAAGCGGGCGGCATCGAGTCCGGTGACGCCGAGCTGCTCTCCGCCGCGAAGGACGTGAACGGCTTCAGCGAGAAGCTCAACGACCACGTCTACCGCACCGCGAAGCACTGGCTGGAGCAGGGCAAGCTCGTGGCCGCCGTGGGCGGCGATCACGCCATCTCCTACGGCATCATCCAGGCCCACGCGGAGAAGTACCCCGGCATGGGCGTGCTCCACCTGGACGCGCACGCGGACCTGCGCGTCGCGTACGAGGGATTCACCTGGTCGCACGCGTCCATCTTCTACAACGTCGCCGAGCGCATCCCGGGCATGAAGACGCTGGTCCAGGTGGGCCTGCGCGACATGAGCGAGAACGAGCACCGCTACATCGAGAACTCCGGCGGCCGCATCCACGCCTTCTTCGACGCCGTCCTCCAGCAGAACCGCTTCGACGGCCTGCCCTGGAACCAGCAGGTGAAGCAGATCGTCGACAAGCTGCCGCAGCAGGTCTACCTGTCCTTCGACATCGACGGGCTGGACCCCGTGCTGTGCCCGAACACCGGCACGCCCGTGCCCGGCGGCCTGTCCTTCCCGGAGGCCACCGCGCTCGTCGCGGGCGTCGTGCGCTCGGGCCGCACCATCGTCGGCTTCGACCTCACCGAAGTGGCCCCCGACCCGGAGGGCAGCGAGTGGGACGCCAACGTGGGCGCCCGCCTGCTTTACAAGATGATCGGCTGGATGCTGAAGTCGCAGAAGGCCTGA
- a CDS encoding magnesium transporter has translation MPRHVQTPSETAHTLLQGDRLSRDFTAVGVEDTVSQALEKLRAHPGTGEIFYCYACDPDGRLVGVVPIRKLIRAGPDERIASLMFTRVVKLPVDASDAVVEDFFVTYRFLAFPVVDADGRIVGVVEMNQFVDAFSDTLFDEVEGRVRDEVYRFVGLPEGEERETRPVRMALKRFPWLLVNIAGGFLAATTTRLFERTVAELVVVSAFIPMVLVLSESLGVQTTAVAASMVAHGEVDKKVVAREALAASLAGLMAAAVVALLGRVYSPGFGFPLALFVAVAVSATLASCLGGVLPFLFKRLKVDPHLASAPLVLAVSDNITLLTYFGLVTRLLL, from the coding sequence GTGCCGCGCCACGTGCAGACCCCCTCGGAGACCGCTCACACGCTGCTGCAAGGCGACCGGCTGTCCCGGGACTTCACCGCCGTGGGCGTGGAGGACACGGTCTCCCAGGCGCTGGAGAAGCTGCGCGCCCACCCCGGCACGGGGGAGATCTTCTACTGCTACGCGTGTGACCCGGACGGCCGCCTGGTGGGCGTGGTGCCCATCCGCAAGCTGATCCGCGCGGGCCCCGACGAGCGCATCGCGTCGCTGATGTTCACACGCGTGGTGAAGCTGCCGGTGGACGCGTCCGACGCGGTGGTGGAGGACTTCTTCGTCACCTACCGCTTCCTGGCGTTCCCGGTGGTGGATGCGGACGGGCGCATCGTGGGCGTGGTGGAGATGAACCAGTTCGTGGACGCGTTCTCCGACACGCTCTTCGACGAGGTGGAGGGCCGCGTGCGCGACGAGGTCTACCGCTTCGTGGGCCTCCCGGAGGGCGAGGAGCGGGAGACGCGGCCGGTGCGCATGGCGCTCAAGCGCTTTCCGTGGCTGCTCGTGAACATCGCCGGCGGGTTCCTCGCCGCCACCACGACGCGGCTGTTCGAGCGCACGGTCGCCGAGCTGGTGGTGGTGAGCGCCTTCATCCCCATGGTGCTGGTGCTGTCGGAGAGCCTGGGCGTGCAGACGACGGCGGTGGCGGCGTCGATGGTCGCCCACGGCGAGGTGGACAAGAAGGTGGTGGCGCGCGAGGCGCTGGCCGCGAGCCTGGCCGGGCTGATGGCGGCGGCGGTGGTGGCGCTCCTGGGGCGCGTCTATTCGCCGGGGTTCGGCTTCCCCCTGGCGCTGTTCGTGGCGGTCGCCGTGTCCGCCACGCTGGCGTCGTGCCTGGGCGGGGTGCTGCCCTTCCTCTTCAAGCGGCTGAAGGTGGATCCGCACCTGGCGTCGGCGCCGCTGGTGCTGGCGGTGTCCGACAACATCACGCTGCTGACGTACTTCGGATTGGTGACGCGGTTGCTGTTGTAA
- a CDS encoding MmcQ/YjbR family DNA-binding protein, with protein MATRKKTVAKRKGRLTVDDVREMALALPSTEERPSYGTPGFRVSNKLFARVLDDDSIVIKVDFEHREALLDSKPDMFEVTPHYQDWPMVIVRLKTVNRRLLEALLKEAWRRCASARLLKETV; from the coding sequence ATGGCGACGCGGAAGAAGACGGTGGCGAAGCGCAAGGGGCGGCTCACGGTGGACGACGTGCGCGAAATGGCGCTGGCCCTGCCTTCGACGGAGGAGCGCCCCTCCTACGGCACGCCCGGTTTCCGGGTGAGCAACAAGCTCTTCGCGCGGGTGCTGGATGACGACTCCATCGTCATCAAGGTGGACTTCGAGCACCGCGAGGCCCTGCTGGACTCCAAGCCCGACATGTTCGAAGTGACGCCGCACTACCAGGACTGGCCCATGGTCATCGTGCGGCTGAAGACCGTGAACCGGCGCCTGCTGGAAGCCCTGCTCAAGGAGGCCTGGCGCCGGTGCGCTTCCGCCAGGCTGCTCAAGGAAACCGTGTAG
- a CDS encoding trypsin-like peptidase domain-containing protein, translating to MRAAHIRWGLLLTGLVLALPAHADLSRRRSDVVEVVQKVSPAVVYIGTEQEVESRFRGRPRSPLEEFFGQGMAQPETRQRITGLGSGAIIDASGIIVTNDHVIRGASAIHVVLADGRTFDAEVVGSDANNDLAVLKVNAKEPLPTAKLGTSSDLMIGETVVAIGSPFGLSKTVTAGVVSATGRTFRADDRVYNDFLQTDAAINPGNSGGPLLNVDGEIIGINTAIYANGQGIGFAIPADKVRRIVEELTRFGKVRPAWVGMDTADLREQVAARLGWDRTYGVIVTNVDPDSPAAQAGVQRGDVVTELGGSRIQDAEDFDSRVRGYPARSVFPLVLFRAGASRTVQVTPVEFPARLLETLAWEKLGLRVKESKGGMAITSVRPGSAASEIGLEPGDVLLRMNNQPVSTGDTFREALLTARRGRSVLLLVRRGRYGYHLTLPFEGQRL from the coding sequence ATGAGGGCAGCACACATCCGGTGGGGGCTCTTGCTGACGGGGCTCGTGCTGGCGCTACCGGCGCACGCGGACCTGTCGCGCCGGCGCAGCGACGTGGTGGAGGTGGTGCAGAAGGTCTCCCCGGCGGTCGTCTACATCGGCACCGAGCAGGAGGTGGAGTCGCGCTTCCGGGGCCGGCCGCGCTCGCCGCTGGAGGAGTTCTTCGGCCAGGGCATGGCGCAGCCGGAGACGCGCCAGCGCATCACCGGCCTGGGCAGCGGCGCCATCATCGACGCGTCCGGCATCATCGTCACCAACGACCACGTCATCCGCGGAGCCTCCGCCATCCACGTGGTGCTGGCGGACGGGCGCACCTTCGACGCGGAGGTGGTGGGCAGCGACGCGAACAACGACCTGGCGGTCCTCAAGGTCAACGCGAAGGAGCCCCTGCCCACCGCGAAGCTGGGCACCAGCAGTGACCTGATGATTGGCGAGACGGTGGTGGCCATCGGCAGCCCGTTCGGCCTGAGCAAGACGGTGACGGCGGGCGTGGTGTCCGCGACGGGCCGCACCTTCCGCGCGGACGACCGCGTCTACAACGACTTCCTCCAGACGGACGCGGCCATCAACCCGGGCAACTCCGGCGGGCCGCTGCTCAACGTGGACGGGGAGATCATCGGCATCAACACCGCCATCTACGCGAACGGCCAGGGCATCGGCTTCGCGATTCCCGCGGACAAGGTGCGGCGCATCGTGGAGGAGCTCACGCGCTTCGGGAAGGTGCGTCCGGCGTGGGTGGGCATGGACACGGCGGACCTGCGCGAGCAGGTGGCCGCGCGGCTCGGGTGGGACCGCACGTACGGCGTCATCGTGACGAACGTGGATCCGGACAGCCCCGCCGCGCAGGCCGGTGTGCAGCGTGGCGACGTGGTCACCGAACTGGGTGGCTCACGCATCCAGGACGCGGAGGATTTCGACTCGCGCGTGCGCGGTTATCCGGCCCGCTCGGTCTTCCCCTTGGTGCTCTTCCGAGCAGGCGCGAGCCGCACGGTGCAGGTGACGCCGGTTGAATTTCCTGCTCGCCTGCTTGAAACCCTGGCGTGGGAGAAGCTGGGACTCCGCGTGAAGGAGAGCAAGGGCGGGATGGCGATTACTTCCGTGCGTCCGGGCTCCGCCGCCTCGGAGATTGGGCTGGAGCCGGGGGACGTGCTGTTGCGGATGAACAACCAGCCGGTGTCGACGGGTGACACTTTCCGTGAAGCCCTGCTGACGGCGCGACGGGGACGTAGCGTGCTGTTGCTCGTGCGGCGCGGGCGTTATGGCTACCACCTGACGCTGCCTTTCGAAGGGCAACGGCTCTAG
- a CDS encoding TMEM165/GDT1 family protein has protein sequence MEAIVGSFVLVAASEMGDKTQLLAFSLASRFRKPWVVLAGIFVATVANHALASSVGTWVSVHVPARVMALILAVMFLGFGLWTLKPDTLDEDGAKPPRFGAFLTTVGLFFLAEMGDKTQLATMAVAARYQAPVLVTLGTTAGMLLSDGLAVFLGDRLSGRVNMKYVRWVTAALFFLFGFVSLWTAWRG, from the coding sequence TTGGAAGCCATTGTCGGTTCATTCGTCCTCGTCGCCGCCAGCGAGATGGGCGACAAGACGCAGCTGCTGGCGTTCTCGCTGGCGTCGCGGTTCCGCAAGCCGTGGGTGGTGCTGGCCGGCATCTTCGTGGCCACGGTGGCCAACCACGCGCTGGCGTCGTCGGTGGGCACGTGGGTGTCCGTGCACGTCCCGGCGCGGGTGATGGCGCTCATCCTGGCGGTGATGTTCCTGGGCTTCGGCCTGTGGACGCTCAAGCCCGACACGCTGGACGAGGACGGCGCGAAGCCCCCGCGCTTCGGCGCCTTCCTCACCACGGTGGGGCTCTTCTTCCTCGCGGAGATGGGGGACAAGACGCAGCTGGCCACCATGGCGGTGGCGGCGCGCTACCAGGCCCCGGTGCTGGTGACGCTGGGCACCACCGCGGGGATGCTGCTGTCGGACGGGCTCGCGGTGTTCCTGGGCGACCGGCTGTCCGGGCGGGTGAACATGAAGTACGTGCGCTGGGTCACGGCCGCGCTCTTCTTCCTCTTCGGCTTCGTGTCGCTCTGGACGGCCTGGCGCGGCTGA
- a CDS encoding ATP-binding response regulator translates to MSLVLVADDEPAVLEVLSQVIEDLGHDVVRARDGEEALALARAHRPRLVVTDHMMPRMSGMELCSRLKQEPGLRDVPIILLSAVLQQGSPDAAAFLNKPFEITDFETLIHDVLEKAPAASPEPTTPVEALSRWVAQSLQGPLEAAREQLRTLRDLPPPSKGAVEALGAQLQSLERMGHYLQDAARLSAGSVTLRPVEGDLRRHLEASVARCRTAGPGVPVEVTVPSEAVGLKFDPERLEQVFDVLLSNAARQGGVRVELEASPEQVLVRVSDRGPGIPEAELPRLFQPFPQGPARGEALGLYVASELAKLHGGALSAESRPGQGATFSVSLPRVA, encoded by the coding sequence ATGAGTCTCGTCCTGGTCGCGGATGATGAGCCCGCGGTGCTGGAGGTCTTGAGCCAGGTGATCGAGGACCTGGGGCACGACGTGGTGCGCGCCCGGGATGGCGAGGAGGCCCTGGCGCTCGCCCGTGCCCACCGGCCCCGGCTGGTGGTGACGGACCACATGATGCCGCGCATGAGCGGCATGGAGTTGTGCAGCCGGCTGAAGCAGGAGCCCGGCCTGCGCGACGTGCCCATCATCCTCTTGAGTGCCGTGCTCCAGCAGGGCTCGCCGGATGCGGCCGCGTTCCTCAACAAGCCCTTTGAAATCACCGACTTCGAGACGCTGATCCACGACGTGCTGGAGAAGGCCCCCGCCGCGTCCCCGGAGCCCACGACGCCGGTGGAGGCGCTGAGCCGCTGGGTGGCGCAGTCGCTTCAGGGCCCGCTGGAGGCCGCGCGCGAACAACTGCGCACGCTCCGCGACCTGCCGCCCCCCAGCAAGGGCGCGGTGGAGGCGCTGGGCGCGCAGCTCCAGTCGCTGGAGCGGATGGGGCACTACCTCCAGGACGCGGCCCGCCTGAGCGCGGGCAGCGTGACGTTGCGGCCGGTGGAGGGCGACCTGCGCCGGCACCTGGAGGCGTCCGTCGCCCGGTGCCGCACGGCGGGGCCCGGGGTGCCGGTGGAGGTGACGGTGCCCTCGGAGGCGGTGGGCCTGAAGTTCGACCCCGAACGCCTGGAGCAGGTGTTCGACGTGCTCCTGTCGAACGCGGCCCGGCAGGGCGGGGTGCGCGTGGAGCTGGAGGCGTCCCCGGAGCAGGTGCTGGTGCGCGTGAGCGACCGGGGACCGGGCATCCCGGAGGCGGAGCTGCCCCGGCTGTTCCAGCCCTTCCCGCAGGGCCCCGCGCGGGGCGAGGCGCTGGGGCTCTACGTGGCCTCGGAGCTGGCGAAGCTGCACGGCGGCGCGCTGTCCGCCGAGTCGCGCCCCGGGCAGGGCGCGACGTTCAGCGTGTCGCTGCCGCGCGTGGCCTGA
- a CDS encoding serine/threonine-protein kinase, which produces MSSPRYQSLGPLLAGEGSRAFLGLSLEEGVTPRPVVLIWAPPEIAQNPELVARLERETNRAIVFDHPNILRVHGLEKLDGGLARVTEFADGEPLRRVLEANPRMSPAFASLVVADAAMGLHYAHVAGNDDGSPLVHGDIRPETLMVSFSGFTKVTGYGALSVAPRERGGKRVKNRRAYTSPEQLLGGREAVNVQSDVFLLGLTLHECLTGKMPFKESADPDKAVLNRALPPMPSDVPLKLDAVVRRATTKRALERYPSALAFREALVEAVGKLPEHEEFAAHLAKLFPPESEARAARRATIEKGIAEALSKAGMPAPQIAELIAQGVGLAEPVKSKVPEFSAAGSSTPVPAQPVATAPQAPVSAPVQTAQASTPAQVPQSAPVAAPAQNPVPSTANPVTSQGAHGATAQTATPSPAPKPSTETRPTGPIFGGAASPTVPAAVAQKPSRSWIPFVVGGLVLTLGAGAVIIQRQLQGTMTVETFDAGMPAVVVAEPFDAGIEDAGVDAGVDAGPTMGILDLTVEPRVEVTLNNALLGRTPLSASLPPGKHLLTFTNGALGISVSRTVTVAPTGRSGYQFFLNKAFINVRGPAGANVTIDGKPAGTVPVEELDVYEGYHRLNVTVGPSHWQKTFTIEPGQRVNFDVDFQEPQEAVEE; this is translated from the coding sequence ATGAGTTCGCCTCGCTATCAGTCACTCGGCCCCCTCCTTGCTGGAGAGGGCTCGCGTGCCTTCCTCGGCCTGTCGCTGGAGGAAGGTGTCACGCCCCGCCCCGTGGTGCTCATCTGGGCACCGCCTGAGATTGCCCAGAACCCGGAGCTGGTGGCGCGCCTGGAGCGCGAGACGAACCGCGCCATCGTCTTCGACCATCCAAACATCCTGCGCGTGCACGGCCTGGAGAAGCTGGACGGCGGCCTGGCGCGAGTCACCGAGTTCGCGGACGGCGAGCCGCTGCGGCGCGTGCTGGAAGCGAACCCGCGCATGTCGCCCGCGTTCGCGTCGCTGGTGGTGGCGGACGCGGCGATGGGGCTGCACTACGCGCACGTCGCCGGCAACGACGACGGCTCACCGCTGGTGCACGGAGACATCCGGCCCGAGACGCTGATGGTGTCCTTCAGCGGCTTCACGAAGGTGACGGGCTACGGAGCGCTCTCCGTGGCGCCGCGCGAGCGCGGTGGCAAGCGCGTGAAGAACCGCCGCGCGTACACGTCCCCGGAGCAGCTCTTGGGCGGGCGCGAAGCGGTCAACGTGCAGTCGGACGTGTTCCTGCTGGGGCTCACGCTGCACGAGTGCCTCACGGGCAAGATGCCGTTCAAGGAGTCGGCGGATCCGGACAAGGCGGTGCTCAACCGCGCCCTGCCCCCGATGCCGTCGGACGTGCCGCTGAAGCTGGATGCGGTGGTGCGCCGCGCGACGACGAAGCGCGCGCTGGAGCGCTACCCGTCGGCGCTCGCGTTCCGCGAGGCGTTGGTGGAGGCCGTCGGGAAGCTGCCGGAGCACGAGGAGTTCGCGGCGCACCTGGCGAAGCTGTTCCCGCCTGAGAGCGAGGCGCGCGCGGCGCGAAGGGCGACGATCGAGAAGGGCATCGCGGAGGCGCTGTCGAAGGCAGGCATGCCCGCGCCGCAGATCGCGGAGCTCATCGCGCAGGGCGTGGGGCTCGCGGAGCCCGTGAAGAGCAAGGTGCCGGAGTTCTCCGCGGCGGGGAGCAGCACGCCCGTACCCGCGCAGCCCGTGGCCACCGCGCCGCAGGCGCCTGTGTCCGCGCCCGTGCAGACCGCGCAGGCATCGACGCCCGCGCAGGTCCCCCAGAGCGCTCCTGTTGCGGCTCCAGCGCAGAACCCAGTTCCGAGCACCGCGAACCCGGTCACGAGTCAGGGCGCTCACGGCGCCACGGCTCAGACCGCAACGCCCTCCCCTGCTCCGAAGCCTTCGACGGAGACGCGGCCCACGGGTCCCATCTTCGGCGGAGCGGCGAGCCCAACGGTTCCAGCCGCGGTGGCGCAGAAGCCTTCACGTTCCTGGATACCGTTCGTGGTCGGCGGTCTCGTGCTGACGCTCGGTGCGGGCGCGGTGATCATCCAGCGCCAGCTTCAGGGCACGATGACCGTCGAGACCTTCGACGCAGGCATGCCGGCTGTCGTCGTGGCCGAGCCCTTCGACGCGGGCATCGAGGACGCGGGCGTGGACGCCGGTGTGGACGCGGGCCCGACGATGGGCATCCTGGACCTCACCGTGGAGCCGCGCGTGGAGGTCACGCTCAACAACGCGCTCCTGGGCCGCACGCCGCTGTCCGCGTCGCTGCCGCCGGGCAAGCACCTGCTCACCTTCACCAATGGCGCGCTGGGCATCTCCGTGTCGCGCACCGTGACGGTGGCCCCCACGGGCCGCTCCGGCTACCAGTTCTTCCTCAACAAGGCCTTCATCAACGTGCGAGGCCCCGCCGGCGCCAATGTCACCATCGACGGCAAGCCCGCGGGCACCGTGCCGGTGGAGGAACTGGACGTCTACGAGGGCTACCACCGCCTCAACGTCACCGTGGGCCCGTCGCACTGGCAGAAGACCTTCACCATCGAGCCCGGCCAGCGCGTCAACTTCGACGTGGACTTCCAGGAGCCGCAGGAGGCCGTGGAGGAGTAG
- a CDS encoding lysylphosphatidylglycerol synthase domain-containing protein produces the protein MKRAVNLIASLLVTVAFMWWAFRDTDVSTQMASLKAANYAWLLPYFLCLAAIHVFRALRWGALLSGLEHVPFRKLNEASGIGFMMLLVLPFRLGEFARPFLIAQRSSIRRSAAMTSVVLERIVDGLFVAALFRVLLFFVPTETPEVRYVKLGSWLMFAVFGGGLMFLLLGLWQQERTVRLVRATVGRFSPGVADKVADIVDTFVGAMRQLPDRKHVALFFVYTFAYWGVNGLGMALLARAFDCSGAAPGVVCEPMNLSLFQSYIVMCVLVVGVMIPAAPGMMGTFQAATKVGLGLFLPAAMVNAHGLAYANVLWLCQTVQQIVFGLILLSTSHMSFRELAGNMKKDDDTTVSRSVA, from the coding sequence GTGAAACGCGCCGTCAACCTCATCGCCAGCCTGCTCGTCACAGTCGCCTTCATGTGGTGGGCCTTCCGGGACACGGACGTGTCCACGCAGATGGCCAGCCTCAAGGCGGCCAACTACGCGTGGCTCCTGCCGTACTTCCTGTGCCTCGCCGCCATCCACGTCTTCCGCGCGCTGCGCTGGGGGGCGTTGCTGTCGGGCCTGGAGCACGTCCCGTTCCGCAAGCTCAACGAGGCGTCTGGCATCGGCTTCATGATGCTGCTGGTGCTGCCGTTCCGCCTGGGGGAGTTCGCCCGGCCCTTCCTCATCGCCCAGCGCAGCTCCATCCGGCGCAGCGCGGCGATGACGTCCGTGGTGCTGGAGCGCATCGTGGACGGCCTCTTCGTCGCGGCGCTGTTCCGCGTGCTGCTCTTCTTCGTCCCGACGGAGACCCCCGAGGTCCGGTACGTGAAGCTGGGCTCGTGGCTGATGTTCGCCGTGTTCGGCGGCGGCCTGATGTTCCTGCTCTTGGGCCTGTGGCAGCAGGAGCGCACGGTGCGGCTGGTGCGCGCCACCGTGGGCCGCTTCTCGCCGGGCGTCGCGGACAAGGTGGCGGACATCGTGGACACCTTCGTGGGGGCCATGCGCCAGCTCCCGGACCGCAAGCACGTCGCGCTCTTCTTCGTCTACACGTTCGCCTACTGGGGCGTGAACGGCCTGGGCATGGCGCTGCTCGCGCGCGCCTTCGACTGCTCCGGCGCGGCGCCGGGCGTCGTCTGCGAGCCCATGAACCTGTCGCTGTTCCAGTCCTACATCGTGATGTGCGTGCTGGTGGTGGGCGTGATGATCCCCGCCGCGCCCGGGATGATGGGCACCTTCCAGGCCGCGACCAAGGTGGGCCTGGGGCTGTTCCTGCCCGCCGCGATGGTGAACGCGCACGGGCTGGCGTACGCGAACGTGCTGTGGCTGTGCCAGACGGTGCAGCAGATCGTCTTCGGCCTCATCCTGCTGTCCACCAGCCACATGTCCTTCCGCGAGCTGGCGGGGAACATGAAGAAGGACGACGACACCACGGTGTCGCGCTCGGTGGCCTGA
- a CDS encoding ribbon-helix-helix domain-containing protein produces the protein MQDGSASPLSPDAPSSPSAVEPGEVRSPEADIVSTHVLVPEEQVHKLRELARRTRIHQSEYLREAVEDLLSKYGRMPAKTEGES, from the coding sequence ATGCAGGATGGAAGCGCCAGCCCGCTGAGCCCCGACGCTCCGTCGTCCCCGTCCGCGGTGGAACCCGGTGAGGTCCGAAGCCCCGAGGCCGACATCGTCTCCACCCACGTCCTCGTCCCCGAGGAGCAGGTGCACAAGCTGCGCGAACTGGCGCGGCGCACCCGCATCCACCAGAGCGAGTACCTGCGCGAGGCCGTGGAGGACCTGCTGTCGAAGTACGGCCGCATGCCCGCCAAGACGGAGGGCGAGTCGTGA